ctaaattatcaatattagaatTCACCTTATCCTTAATGGCTTCTTGCAATTTCGAGTTATTATTCATTACAAGCTGTCTGGAGTTATATATATGCCTACTAATATGTAGCATGCAAAGTGACATTGCCCAAGGAGAAGTAATGGCTTTTAAATTCGAATATTCTACATCAATGTAGCCATTAACAATCCCATAAAAAGTATTTAACTCATCCAATTCATGAGATTCTagaatttcaaaagattCTATATGCTTTCCCCAATTTTGCCTAAATTTTGAATCCATTTGAAAATTAGCCAGATTAAGTTTTCCTTTCTTAAATTTTGGAGTTTCTAATATTAGCTTTTGAATGTCTCTAATCCTATCAGACATTTGGGAACTCTCTAGTTTGAATGGACTGAAACCAGGAAGATTTACTATCTCCTTCTCAGTTTTCTCTTTAGATTCTGCAGTCACTTTGCAATTAATCTCAGGAATTTGTTGCATTCCTTCATTGGTATAGTCAGCAAAATATTCACCATGTTTTTTAGTAAAAGTTATCTCGGTTCCAACATTTCCTTCTAATGCTCCATTATGAGTATCAATCGAATTAGTGACCTCTTCAGTGCCATTACTTTCAGTTTCCTTTTTCTTTGAAGATTCCTTTAAATTGTTTTGGAAGTCATTTCGAACAAATTGCATCCACTTAGAATATACATCcgaagaatttgaaatcaTCCCATTTATTTCTCCATCTAAGTCGCTTAGAGTACTATCAGAATCAAATTTTCTCGTATCAGtccttatttttttggaaGTAGTACCAATTGGTCTAGAATTGCCATTTTTAGATTTCAGACTCCGACGTTTCGATCTGAGAGTCATTGTATGTTGAATTCAAGAAACATATAACGAGGTAAACGGCATAGATCAACTCAAATGATTCTAAGTTTTGGGAAATAAGCAAAGATTGgaataaaattataattgTATTTGGaatcattcaaaaaatcCCTATGACTATTTGGCGCGAGCGGTCAATATTACTTTGATATATTGCGGACAAATTAACTTGTAAGGTAAGTAACAAAAGCTGCAACAGAATAAGAAACAGTGCCTGGGATAAGTCCACTAACAAGCATTGTAATTGCAGATCTAATTGGAGGCATATTGCAGAACTTTCCTTTGACATATCCCAAAACATAAAGTGTAACAGCACAGCAAATACATGCCGTAGAGAAAGAAAGTGCCTGGGAAAACTCGTTGAGTAGATcagaaagagaaaatatGTATTTAAATGAAACAAAGGAAAGCATTGGTATGAGTCCAAATAGTGCGAAGCTGAAAAACATGAAAGTAGCAGTTTTTAGTGGTGAGGGTTGAGAGGAGTCACCTTGCTCAATTATCAATCCCAATTCTTCAAACATCATGTTTGATATAAAAAAATCCTTGTATTTAAAAGTTAAATCTACCATTTTCTGTGCATCTTCTTCAGAAAACCCATATTTTAACTGATATAAATTGTACATTTCACTTATTTCTTCCTCTGGGCAATTTTCAACTTCCcatttttctctttcttgTTCAGAATGAACGAACTCCTTTTCAGCTTTAGAACTAACATACTCTCCAACTGACATAGCAAATGCATCTGCTAGTAGACTACCCATGCAAATTGTAAAAAGCTGAATAGTTGTAAAACCAGCAGCAACGCAGCCAGAAACAAGTGAAAATATGGTGATGATCCCATCTAGACCACCAAAAACAATGACCTTAAGTAGTTCACTCTGAGTTCCAAGGTGTTCCTCTTTGTGAGGATATCTTTTGTGTACTAAACTAAATAAaacatatttttgtttgaagaattcattattaattagcCGTGTTTccaaacaaataaaattattaaacttaCGCTGACCTCTCGATATCACGCTCCCTATAAGCTTCTCTTGCTTCCTCCAATCTTTCACTTCGTTTAAATATGCTATTATAAAATCCTTTAACTATAGTATTCATCTTTTAGGGAGTACAGACTAACTAATCCTCaattttgagaataataaaaccaaaatatatttttgataccaaaaataattaaataaagatacttttttctttatattctCTTTAGTTGACTAAAAGttgtttatttaattcctaattgaaattaattgttttctttaaaattggaaaataaaaatataatatttgagCGCGCCAAAAATAAACTTTTCTCCAAGTCAAGCATATACAAGAAAGTATagaataaaagaaatttaagaaaaaaattgattcaaatGAAAACTATTTAAATTGCCTTACCAAAATTTACCTTAATGCAACAAAATTTTAGTTGGTTTACCTAATAAGAAAAATCCAATTTTtacatattttttcaattatattaCTAAACGCAGCGCCTAAATATTACTCGATACCGgcattgcatgcaaaataCTGTCACTAAATGCCCCACATTTTAAATGTAAATCTTAGAAAAATGTCATCAATTAgcatgcaaaaaaaaaaatatttaaatcttgGAAAAAAGAGAGGCAAATGCttgaatttaatgattaaattgatatattttgagaattcAAGTTAAAggtttattttaattattactattaatattattattactaatattacATATTGGAATCCAAGTTTAGTCAAACAAGAAAATCTGCTAAGTTTCTTTCAactaaaaaattattacttaaTAAGATAGATTCAATTGGagaatataaaagaaaatagaagaaaagagaataagaataaataatcaaagGTGTGTATCaagtataaataaattatctCAGAGATACCTAAGACTTGGAATGATGAACAATATATTTGGGGAGCCAAGAAATGAATTTTGGTATAGGATTAACGAACAAGCTGCAATTAGAAGAAACCATCCAGAAAATGATCTTCTCCAAATTTCAGATTCATACAATACCCCAGGAATTAAAAATAGGTTTGAAGGACTAATTTCAAGCTACTACCAGGAAAATAATGGTAGTAAAAACCTTTTAATGAATACAGGATACCATAAGAATGTTACAGATAAGAACTCGACTATGgataagaaaaatattggaagTACCTCTATTATTAGATTTCACTCGCACTTTTTAAATATGATGAAAAAGGGATTAATATGTTTTTCATGTGGTAGTATTCTGAGATCAAACTTTGGAAGCAAAATTAACTCCGATATCAACTCAATCCAAACATGTCCCAGTAATTCTGATGTCACAGGATTCACATGCGTTGTTGAAACATGTGGAAGATCAATCTGCAATCCTTGTCTTCAGTTTTCTAGGGTTCATGATGTATCTCTTTTTAACTCCGAGCTAAGTACCTGCATAATATGTGAATATCAAAATGAGTATAATCAGAGAAACCCAATCAACCCGAGAGCTCCAATTGAGTGGCATTGGACATTTCATACTCCAGAGGATTTAACTTTTCTTAGAAAGGTCAGAAGTGGATTGATCAATGGAAATGGGTTACATATTGAACTTAGTGGAAAACGCCAGGGATGTTggagaagaagaaaagatggaaaaagaaaacacTTCAGTTTTAAACAACATGGTGGCTTTTTTGAGAGTCGAGCTGTTGCCCTGGAATTCAAAGCTGTTCAAATAAAGGCAGGAGGCCAAGATTACCAATCAGCTCCACTAATGATTACTGCTATTGGAGAAAGCTACTCGGAAATTGTGCCTAGAAGAATTCATAGGGGAAACCAGGAACTACATAATCACCAAAGACTCATCCTAAGCAGTATTAATGATGGA
This Cryptosporidium parvum Iowa II chromosome 7, whole genome shotgun sequence DNA region includes the following protein-coding sequences:
- a CDS encoding conserved integral membrane protein with 4 transmembrane domains, possible plant or bacterial origin, encoding LKDFIIAYLNEVKDWRKQEKLIGSVISRGQRKFNNFICLETRLINNEFFKQKYVLFSLVHKRYPHKEEHLGTQSELLKVIVFGGLDGIITIFSLVSGCVAAGFTTIQLFTICMGSLLADAFAMSVGEYVSSKAEKEFVHSEQEREKWEVENCPEEEISEMYNLYQLKYGFSEEDAQKMVDLTFKYKDFFISNMMFEELGLIIEQGDSSQPSPLKTATFMFFSFALFGLIPMLSFVSFKYIFSLSDLLNEFSQALSFSTACICCAVTLYVLGYVKGKFCNMPPIRSAITMLVSGLIPGTVSYSVAAFVTYLTS